Within Deltaproteobacteria bacterium, the genomic segment GGCGGCGGTGGCGAGCGGACCCGGCCGAAGCCCCCTCAGGACTTGAGGATCTCCGTTATTATCTCGCGCACCTCGCGGCGCTCCATGACCTTCAGGATGAGTCTTACGAACCCTATGAGCTCGCTCCTCTCGTCCTCGCTCATCCGCCTGTAGATCTCGCCTATGAGCCGTTCCGTCTTGAACGTTCCCTCTCCCTTGCCGTTCCGCGTGAAGAAGTAGGCGAGGTCCTGGTCCATCGCCTCGGCCAGTATGAGCCACTCCTCGGTCGTGATGGGTATGTGTCCCTTCTCCTTCCTTACGTATGTGG encodes:
- a CDS encoding XRE family transcriptional regulator, giving the protein MIDTKDILSRLRELRKDKSIKQEYLARQLGIDRTTYVRKEKGHIPITTEEWLILAEAMDQDLAYFFTRNGKGEGTFKTERLIGEIYRRMSEDERSELIGFVRLILKVMERREVREIITEILKS